In the Sarcophilus harrisii chromosome 1, mSarHar1.11, whole genome shotgun sequence genome, one interval contains:
- the RHBDD3 gene encoding rhomboid domain-containing protein 3 isoform X2, with product MAAGRERRVPVIQMVRGLPLASSLLLLLLCCLWVLGAGPSLALDLDLLLGHWQVYRLLTFPLGHTALPALLLSLLLFPTLGWYQESQLGTVRYIHASALGALATGLLYLLLAGLGVPGSGSRGCGYTPIHLALLAAQHRSRTRLPGGVIPPLLLLALMHLVSSEPPFVLQLCGLLTGLAYSAGLFRRLELSERRLQTLQKAGLCRALEGSCLLCFIPAPGSLLELPVVHPAGLRHSDPGPLGNWVPGLWPSPPDSAPLAPGLGTGPSLFGGPIFEGSPSWDAPSLPLESPLWSRGDPGNDELLQAAIQASLQDEPPRAAEELRLSKSSVSSLRSGGAGSAGGVGNIREGP from the exons ATGGCCGCCGGCCGAGAACGGAGGGTCCCAGTGATCCAGATGGTCCGAGGGCTGCCTCTGGCCTCTtctctcctgctgctgctgctctgctGTCTGTGGGTGTTGGGGGCTGGCCCAAGCCTGGCCCTGGACCTAGACCTGCTGCTCGGACACTGGCAGG TGTACCGGCTGCTGACCTTCCCGCTGGGCCACACGGCCCTGCCGGCCTTGCTGCTGAGTCTGCTCCTCTTCCCCACCTTGGGCTGGTACCAGGAGAGCCAGCTGGGCACCGTGCGCTACATCCACGCCTCGGCCCTGGGCGCGCTGGCCACCGGGCTGCTCTACCTGCTCCTGGCCGGCCTCGGGGTGCCCGGCTCGGGGAGCAGGGGCTGCGGCTACACGCCCATCCACCTGGCTCTGCTGGCGGCCCAGCACCGGAGCCGCACCCGCCTCCCTGGGGGGGTGATCCCACCCCTGCTGCTGCTGGCTCTGATGCACCTGGTGAGCTCCGAGCCCCCCTTCGTCCTCCAGCTCTGCGGCCTGCTCACGGGCCTGGCCT ACTCTGCTGGGCTCTTCCGCCGACTGGAGCTGTCCGAGCGCCGGCTCCAAACCCTGCAGAAGGCCGGCCTCTGTCGGGCGCTGGAGGGGAGCTGCCTGCTGTGCTTCATCCCGGCCCCGGGCAGCCTGCTGGAGCTGCCCGTGGTCCACCCTGCTGGCCTGAG ACATTCGGATCCTGGACCTCTGGGGAACTGGGTGCCAGGGCTCTGGCCCTCCCCCCCAGACTCGGCCCCCCTCGCTCCGGGCCTGGGCACCGGGCCCTCCCTGTTTGGGGGCCCCATCTTTGAAGGATCCCCGTCATGGGATGCTCCCAGCCTGCCTCTGGAGAGCCCACTCTGGAGCCGGGGGGATCCCGGCAACGACGAGCTGCTGCAGGCCGCCATCCAGGCCTCCCTGCAGGACGAGCCCCCCAGGGCCGCGGAGGAGCTGAGGTTGTCCAAGTCCTCCGTGTCCTCCCTCAG ATCTGGCGGTGCCGGCTCTGCTGGAGGAGTTGGGAACATCAGAGAGGGGCCTTGA
- the RHBDD3 gene encoding rhomboid domain-containing protein 3 isoform X1: MAAGRERRVPVIQMVRGLPLASSLLLLLLCCLWVLGAGPSLALDLDLLLGHWQVYRLLTFPLGHTALPALLLSLLLFPTLGWYQESQLGTVRYIHASALGALATGLLYLLLAGLGVPGSGSRGCGYTPIHLALLAAQHRSRTRLPGGVIPPLLLLALMHLVSSEPPFVLQLCGLLTGLAYSAGLFRRLELSERRLQTLQKAGLCRALEGSCLLCFIPAPGSLLELPVVHPAGLRHSDPGPLGNWVPGLWPSPPDSAPLAPGLGTGPSLFGGPIFEGSPSWDAPSLPLESPLWSRGDPGNDELLQAAIQASLQDEPPRAAEELRLSKSSVSSLRLQQLERMGFSMEQAVVALAATGRVEGAVSLLVEGQVGDAAQVTPAGRSEAPREGDPAPVQKPEPARP, encoded by the exons ATGGCCGCCGGCCGAGAACGGAGGGTCCCAGTGATCCAGATGGTCCGAGGGCTGCCTCTGGCCTCTtctctcctgctgctgctgctctgctGTCTGTGGGTGTTGGGGGCTGGCCCAAGCCTGGCCCTGGACCTAGACCTGCTGCTCGGACACTGGCAGG TGTACCGGCTGCTGACCTTCCCGCTGGGCCACACGGCCCTGCCGGCCTTGCTGCTGAGTCTGCTCCTCTTCCCCACCTTGGGCTGGTACCAGGAGAGCCAGCTGGGCACCGTGCGCTACATCCACGCCTCGGCCCTGGGCGCGCTGGCCACCGGGCTGCTCTACCTGCTCCTGGCCGGCCTCGGGGTGCCCGGCTCGGGGAGCAGGGGCTGCGGCTACACGCCCATCCACCTGGCTCTGCTGGCGGCCCAGCACCGGAGCCGCACCCGCCTCCCTGGGGGGGTGATCCCACCCCTGCTGCTGCTGGCTCTGATGCACCTGGTGAGCTCCGAGCCCCCCTTCGTCCTCCAGCTCTGCGGCCTGCTCACGGGCCTGGCCT ACTCTGCTGGGCTCTTCCGCCGACTGGAGCTGTCCGAGCGCCGGCTCCAAACCCTGCAGAAGGCCGGCCTCTGTCGGGCGCTGGAGGGGAGCTGCCTGCTGTGCTTCATCCCGGCCCCGGGCAGCCTGCTGGAGCTGCCCGTGGTCCACCCTGCTGGCCTGAG ACATTCGGATCCTGGACCTCTGGGGAACTGGGTGCCAGGGCTCTGGCCCTCCCCCCCAGACTCGGCCCCCCTCGCTCCGGGCCTGGGCACCGGGCCCTCCCTGTTTGGGGGCCCCATCTTTGAAGGATCCCCGTCATGGGATGCTCCCAGCCTGCCTCTGGAGAGCCCACTCTGGAGCCGGGGGGATCCCGGCAACGACGAGCTGCTGCAGGCCGCCATCCAGGCCTCCCTGCAGGACGAGCCCCCCAGGGCCGCGGAGGAGCTGAGGTTGTCCAAGTCCTCCGTGTCCTCCCTCAG GCTGCAGCAGCTGGAGCGCATGGGGTTCTCCATGGAACAGGCGGTGGTGGCGCTGGCGGCCACAGGGCGCGTGGAAGGGGCCGTCTCGCTGCTGGTGGAGGGGCAGGTGGGCGATGCAGCCCAGGTGACCCCAGCGGGCAGGAGTGAGGCTCCCAGGGAGGGCGACCCGGCCCCTGTCCAGAAACCTGAGCCGGCTCGGCCCTAA